Proteins encoded within one genomic window of Bacillus thuringiensis:
- the rplX gene encoding 50S ribosomal protein L24, producing MHVKKGDKVQVITGKDKGKQGVILVAFPKQNRVIVEGVNIVKKHSKPSQLNPQGGIITKEAPIHVSNVMILDPKTGEPTRVGFKVEDGKKVRIAKKSGELLDK from the coding sequence ATGCATGTAAAAAAAGGTGATAAAGTACAGGTAATCACTGGTAAAGACAAAGGAAAACAAGGCGTTATCCTTGTGGCTTTCCCAAAGCAAAACCGTGTTATCGTTGAGGGTGTCAATATCGTTAAGAAGCACTCTAAGCCATCTCAATTAAATCCACAAGGTGGAATTATTACTAAAGAAGCACCTATTCACGTTTCTAACGTTATGATTTTAGATCCGAAAACAGGTGAACCTACTCGCGTAGGCTTCAAAGTAGAAGATGGTAAAAAAGTTCGTATTGCAAAAAAATCTGGTGAATTATTAGATAAATAA
- the rpsJ gene encoding 30S ribosomal protein S10: MAKEKIRIRLKAYDHRILDQSAEKIVETAKRSGATVSGPIPLPTEKTVYTILRAVHKYKDSREQFEMRTHKRLIDIVSPTPQTVDSLMRLDLPSGVDIEIKL, encoded by the coding sequence ATGGCAAAAGAAAAAATTCGTATCCGTTTAAAAGCTTACGATCACCGTATTCTTGATCAGTCAGCTGAGAAAATTGTAGAAACAGCTAAGCGTTCTGGGGCAACAGTTTCTGGTCCGATCCCATTACCAACTGAGAAGACTGTTTACACAATTCTTCGTGCTGTTCATAAGTACAAAGATTCTCGTGAGCAATTCGAAATGCGCACGCACAAACGTCTAATCGACATCGTGAGTCCTACTCCACAAACAGTAGATTCATTAATGCGTTTAGACTTACCATCTGGTGTAGATATCGAAATCAAACTATAA
- the rplP gene encoding 50S ribosomal protein L16 — MLMPKRVKYRREHRGKMRGRAKGGTEIAFGEFGLQAQAASWITNRQIEAARRAMTRYMKRGGKVWIKIFPSKPYTAKPLEVRMGSGKGAPEGWVAVVKPGKIMFEIAGVSEEVAREALRLAAHKLPVKCKFVKREENGGESNEN; from the coding sequence ATGTTAATGCCAAAACGCGTAAAATATCGTAGAGAGCATCGTGGTAAAATGCGTGGTCGTGCTAAAGGTGGAACTGAAATTGCTTTCGGTGAATTCGGTTTACAAGCACAAGCTGCTTCATGGATTACAAACCGTCAAATCGAAGCTGCTCGTCGTGCAATGACTCGTTACATGAAACGTGGCGGTAAAGTATGGATTAAAATTTTCCCTTCTAAACCTTACACTGCAAAACCTCTAGAAGTACGTATGGGTTCCGGTAAAGGGGCACCAGAAGGCTGGGTAGCAGTAGTAAAACCTGGGAAAATTATGTTCGAAATCGCGGGTGTATCTGAAGAGGTAGCACGCGAAGCATTACGTCTTGCAGCTCACAAGTTACCTGTGAAATGTAAATTCGTAAAACGTGAAGAAAATGGTGGTGAATCTAATGAAAACTAA
- the rplN gene encoding 50S ribosomal protein L14: MIQQESRLKVADNSGARELLTIKVLGGSGRKYANIGDIIVATVKQATPGGVVKKGDVVKAVVVRTKSGARRPDGSYIKFDENAAVIIKDDKSPRGTRIFGPVARELRDSNFMKIVSLAPEVL; encoded by the coding sequence ATGATCCAACAAGAATCTCGTTTGAAAGTTGCTGACAACTCTGGTGCACGTGAACTTTTAACAATTAAAGTATTAGGCGGCTCTGGTCGTAAATATGCTAACATTGGTGATATTATCGTTGCTACGGTAAAACAAGCAACACCAGGTGGCGTTGTTAAAAAAGGTGACGTTGTTAAAGCAGTAGTGGTACGTACGAAGAGCGGAGCTCGTCGTCCGGACGGTTCTTACATCAAATTTGATGAAAACGCAGCGGTTATCATTAAAGACGATAAGAGCCCACGTGGTACTCGTATCTTCGGACCAGTAGCTCGTGAATTACGTGATAGCAACTTCATGAAGATCGTTTCTTTAGCTCCAGAAGTTCTATAA
- the rpsC gene encoding 30S ribosomal protein S3, which translates to MGQKVNPIGLRVGVIRDWESRWFAEKDYATLLHEDIKIREYINVRLKDSAVAKVEIERAANRVNVTIHTAKPGMVIGKGGTEVEALRKALNQLTGKRVHINILEVKRADLNAKLVGENIARQLENRVSFRRAQKQVIQRAMRAGAKGIKTQVSGRLGGADIARAESYSEGTVPLHTLRADIDYAAVEADTTYGKLGVKVWIYRGEVLPTKKKASEEGGK; encoded by the coding sequence ATGGGTCAAAAGGTTAATCCAATTGGTCTTCGTGTCGGCGTTATTCGTGATTGGGAATCTCGTTGGTTCGCTGAGAAAGATTACGCTACATTATTACATGAAGACATCAAAATCCGTGAGTACATTAATGTACGCTTAAAAGATTCTGCTGTTGCTAAAGTAGAAATCGAACGTGCAGCAAATCGTGTAAATGTTACAATTCACACTGCAAAACCTGGTATGGTAATTGGTAAAGGTGGTACTGAAGTTGAAGCACTTCGTAAAGCTCTTAACCAATTAACAGGCAAGCGTGTACACATCAACATTTTAGAAGTTAAGAGAGCTGATCTTAACGCTAAATTAGTAGGCGAAAACATCGCTCGTCAATTAGAAAACCGTGTATCATTCCGTCGTGCACAAAAGCAAGTTATTCAACGTGCTATGCGTGCAGGTGCTAAAGGTATTAAAACACAGGTTTCTGGTCGTCTTGGCGGAGCTGATATCGCTCGTGCAGAATCTTACAGTGAAGGAACTGTTCCACTTCATACACTTCGCGCTGATATTGACTATGCAGCAGTTGAAGCTGATACAACATACGGTAAATTAGGCGTAAAAGTATGGATCTACCGTGGAGAAGTCCTTCCTACAAAAAAGAAAGCTTCTGAGGAAGGAGGAAAATAA
- the rpsQ gene encoding 30S ribosomal protein S17, which produces MSERNQRKVYTGRVVSDKMDKTITVLVETYKTHSLYGKRVKYSKKYKAHDEQNQAKLGDIVKIMETRPLSATKRFRLVEIVEEAVII; this is translated from the coding sequence GTGAGCGAACGTAACCAACGCAAAGTTTATACTGGTCGTGTAGTGTCTGACAAAATGGACAAAACGATTACAGTTTTAGTTGAAACTTACAAAACTCATTCCTTGTACGGAAAACGTGTTAAGTATTCTAAGAAGTACAAAGCCCATGATGAGCAAAACCAAGCGAAACTTGGCGATATCGTTAAAATCATGGAAACTCGCCCGCTTTCTGCTACTAAGCGTTTCCGTTTAGTTGAAATCGTTGAAGAAGCGGTTATTATCTAA
- the fusA gene encoding elongation factor G, with product MAREFSLENTRNIGIMAHIDAGKTTATERILYYTGRIHKIGETHEGASQMDWMEQEQERGITITSAATTAQWKGHRVNIIDTPGHVDFTVEVERSLRVLDGAVAVLDAQSGVEPQTETVWRQATTYGVPRIVFVNKMDKIGADFLYSVGTIHDRLQANAHPIQLPIGAEDEFNGIIDLVEECAYMYGNDLGTDIQRVEIPEEHKELAEEYRGKLIEAVAELDEEMMMKYLEGEEITVEELKAGIRKATTSVEFFPVICGSAFKNKGVQILLDAVIDYLPSPLDVPAIKGTLPDTDEEVERKSSDEEPFAALAFKIMTDPYVGKLTFFRVYSGVLNSGSYVKNSTKGKRERVGRILQMHANSREEISTVYAGDIAAAVGLKDTTTGDTLCDEKSLVILESMEFPEPVISVAIEPKSKADQDKMGTALSKLSEEDPTFRAHTDQETGQTIIAGMGELHLDIIVDRMRREFKVEANVGAPQVAYRETFRAAAKVEGKFARQSGGRGQFGHVWIEFEPNEEGKGFEFENKIVGGVVPREYIPAVGAGLEDALKNGVLAGYPLVDIKAALVDGSYHDVDSSEMAFKIAASMALKAAVSKCSPVILEPMMKVEVVIPEEYMGDIMGDVTSRRGRVEGMEARGNAQVVRAMVPLSEMFGYATSLRSNTQGRGTFSMTFDHYEEVPKSVSEEIIKKNKGE from the coding sequence ATGGCAAGAGAGTTCTCTTTAGAAAACACTCGTAATATTGGTATCATGGCTCACATCGATGCTGGTAAAACAACAGCAACTGAGCGTATTCTGTATTACACAGGACGTATTCATAAAATCGGTGAAACTCACGAAGGTGCATCTCAGATGGACTGGATGGAGCAAGAGCAAGAGCGTGGTATCACAATTACTTCTGCTGCAACTACAGCACAATGGAAAGGTCATCGTGTAAACATCATTGACACTCCAGGTCACGTAGACTTCACAGTAGAAGTAGAACGTTCTTTACGCGTACTTGATGGCGCGGTAGCAGTACTTGATGCACAATCTGGTGTAGAACCACAAACAGAAACTGTTTGGCGTCAGGCTACTACTTACGGCGTACCTCGTATCGTATTCGTTAACAAAATGGATAAAATCGGTGCAGACTTCTTATACTCTGTAGGAACAATCCACGATCGTTTACAAGCAAACGCACACCCAATTCAGTTACCAATCGGTGCTGAAGATGAGTTCAATGGTATCATTGACCTTGTTGAAGAATGTGCTTACATGTACGGTAACGATTTAGGAACAGACATTCAACGTGTTGAAATTCCTGAAGAGCACAAAGAATTAGCTGAAGAATACCGTGGAAAGCTTATTGAAGCGGTAGCTGAGCTTGATGAAGAAATGATGATGAAGTACCTAGAAGGTGAAGAAATCACTGTAGAAGAGCTTAAAGCTGGTATCCGTAAGGCTACAACTTCTGTAGAATTCTTCCCAGTAATCTGTGGTTCTGCATTCAAAAATAAAGGTGTTCAAATTCTGTTAGACGCAGTTATCGACTACCTACCATCTCCATTAGACGTACCTGCTATTAAAGGTACTCTTCCGGACACAGATGAAGAAGTAGAACGTAAGTCTAGCGATGAAGAACCATTCGCAGCTTTAGCATTCAAAATCATGACTGACCCTTATGTTGGTAAGTTAACGTTCTTCCGTGTGTACTCTGGTGTGTTAAACTCTGGATCATACGTGAAAAACTCAACTAAAGGTAAGCGTGAGCGTGTAGGTCGTATCCTACAAATGCACGCTAACAGCCGTGAAGAGATCTCAACAGTTTACGCTGGTGATATCGCTGCTGCTGTAGGTTTAAAAGATACTACTACTGGTGATACTCTTTGTGACGAGAAGAGCCTTGTTATCCTTGAGTCTATGGAATTCCCAGAGCCAGTTATCTCTGTAGCTATCGAACCAAAATCAAAAGCTGACCAAGATAAAATGGGTACAGCATTATCTAAGCTTTCTGAAGAAGATCCAACATTCCGTGCTCACACTGACCAAGAAACTGGCCAAACAATCATCGCTGGTATGGGTGAACTTCACCTTGATATCATCGTTGACCGTATGCGCCGTGAATTCAAAGTTGAAGCAAACGTTGGTGCTCCTCAGGTAGCATACCGTGAGACTTTCCGCGCTGCTGCGAAAGTTGAAGGTAAGTTCGCTCGTCAATCTGGTGGACGTGGACAATTCGGACACGTTTGGATTGAGTTTGAACCTAACGAAGAAGGTAAAGGATTCGAATTCGAAAACAAGATCGTCGGTGGTGTAGTTCCTCGTGAATACATCCCAGCTGTTGGAGCAGGTCTTGAAGATGCACTTAAAAATGGTGTACTAGCTGGTTATCCACTAGTTGACATTAAAGCTGCATTAGTTGACGGATCTTACCATGATGTCGATTCATCTGAGATGGCGTTCAAAATCGCTGCATCTATGGCACTTAAAGCTGCGGTTTCTAAATGTAGCCCAGTAATTCTTGAGCCAATGATGAAAGTTGAAGTTGTAATTCCTGAAGAGTACATGGGTGACATTATGGGTGACGTAACATCTCGTCGTGGACGTGTAGAAGGTATGGAAGCTCGCGGTAACGCTCAAGTTGTTCGCGCTATGGTTCCACTTTCTGAAATGTTCGGTTATGCAACGTCATTACGTTCTAACACTCAAGGACGCGGAACATTCTCAATGACATTTGATCATTATGAAGAAGTACCAAAGTCTGTTTCAGAAGAAATTATTAAAAAAAATAAAGGTGAATAA
- the rplB gene encoding 50S ribosomal protein L2, whose protein sequence is MGIKKYNPTTNGRRNMTTNDFAEITTDRPEKSLLAPLSKKAGRNNQGKITVRHQGGGHKRQYRIIDFKRNKDGIPGRVATIEYDPNRSANIALINYVDGEKRYILAPKSLEVGMEVMSGPEADIKIGNALPLINIPVGTVVHNIELKPGRGGQLVRSAGTSAQVLGKEGKYVLVRLTSGEVRLVLSACRASIGQVGNEQHELIKIGKAGRSRWLGKRPTVRGSVMNPVDHPHGGGEGRSPIGRKSPMSPWGKPTLGFKTRKKNKASDKFIVRRRKK, encoded by the coding sequence ATGGGAATTAAAAAGTATAATCCAACTACTAACGGTCGTCGTAATATGACTACGAATGATTTCGCTGAAATCACGACTGACAGACCCGAAAAGTCATTACTTGCTCCTTTAAGCAAGAAGGCTGGTCGTAATAACCAAGGTAAAATTACTGTACGTCATCAAGGTGGCGGACATAAGCGTCAATACCGTATCATCGACTTTAAGCGTAACAAAGATGGAATTCCAGGACGCGTTGCTACGATCGAATACGATCCAAACCGCTCTGCGAATATCGCATTAATTAACTACGTTGACGGTGAAAAACGTTACATTCTTGCTCCTAAATCTTTAGAAGTAGGTATGGAAGTTATGTCTGGCCCAGAAGCTGACATTAAAATCGGTAACGCATTACCATTAATCAACATTCCAGTAGGTACTGTTGTTCATAACATCGAGCTTAAGCCTGGTCGTGGCGGACAATTAGTTCGTTCTGCTGGTACATCTGCTCAAGTACTTGGTAAAGAAGGTAAATACGTACTTGTACGTTTAACTTCTGGTGAAGTACGTCTTGTATTATCTGCTTGTCGCGCTTCAATCGGTCAAGTAGGTAACGAACAACACGAACTTATCAAAATCGGTAAAGCAGGTCGCTCTCGCTGGTTAGGTAAACGCCCAACAGTTCGTGGTTCTGTAATGAACCCGGTTGATCACCCACACGGTGGTGGTGAAGGACGTTCTCCAATCGGACGTAAGTCTCCAATGTCTCCATGGGGTAAACCAACTCTTGGATTCAAGACTCGTAAGAAAAACAAAGCGTCTGACAAATTCATCGTTCGTCGTCGTAAAAAATAA
- the rplC gene encoding 50S ribosomal protein L3: MTKGILGRKIGMTQVFAENGELIPVTVIAANPNVVLQKKTTETDGYNAIQLGFEDKREKLTNKPEQGHTAKASTTPKRFIREIRDADVDGLEVGQEVKVDVFATGEIVDVTGISKGKGFQGVIKRHGQSRGPMSHGSRYHRRPGSMGPVAPNRVFKGKKLAGRMGGDQVTIQNLEIVQVDTERNLLLVKGNVPGAKKSLVVVQGAVKVSK, from the coding sequence ATGACCAAAGGAATCTTAGGAAGAAAGATCGGTATGACTCAAGTATTTGCTGAGAACGGTGAGTTAATCCCAGTAACAGTTATCGCTGCTAATCCAAACGTTGTTCTTCAAAAGAAAACAACTGAAACTGATGGCTACAATGCAATCCAGTTAGGATTTGAAGATAAACGTGAAAAGTTAACTAACAAACCTGAACAAGGCCACACTGCCAAAGCATCTACAACTCCTAAGCGCTTCATTCGCGAAATCCGCGATGCAGACGTGGACGGATTAGAGGTTGGTCAAGAGGTAAAAGTTGACGTATTCGCTACAGGTGAAATCGTTGATGTAACAGGAATTTCTAAAGGTAAAGGTTTCCAAGGTGTTATCAAACGCCACGGTCAATCTCGCGGACCTATGTCTCATGGTTCTCGCTATCACCGTCGTCCAGGTTCAATGGGCCCAGTTGCTCCGAACCGTGTATTCAAAGGCAAAAAACTTGCTGGACGTATGGGTGGAGACCAAGTTACTATCCAAAACTTAGAAATCGTTCAAGTTGACACTGAGCGCAACTTATTATTAGTAAAAGGTAACGTTCCAGGTGCTAAGAAATCTCTTGTAGTTGTTCAAGGCGCTGTGAAGGTTAGCAAATAA
- the rpmC gene encoding 50S ribosomal protein L29, translating to MKTNDIRELTTAEIETKVKALKEELFNLRFQLATGQLENPTRIREVRKAIARMKTVVREREIGINR from the coding sequence ATGAAAACTAATGATATTCGTGAATTAACCACTGCCGAAATCGAAACAAAAGTTAAAGCTTTAAAGGAAGAGTTGTTTAATCTTCGCTTCCAACTTGCTACAGGACAATTAGAGAATCCAACTCGCATTCGTGAAGTGCGTAAAGCAATTGCTCGTATGAAAACTGTAGTTCGTGAAAGAGAGATCGGAATTAATCGATAA
- the rpsS gene encoding 30S ribosomal protein S19 encodes MARSLKKGPFVDDHLMSKMEKLVASEQKQVVKTWSRRSTIFPQFIGHTIAVYDGRKHVPVYITEDMVGHKLGEFAPTRTYKGHLADDKKTRR; translated from the coding sequence ATGGCTCGTAGCTTAAAAAAAGGACCATTTGTCGATGATCACTTAATGAGCAAAATGGAAAAATTAGTTGCATCTGAGCAAAAACAAGTTGTTAAAACTTGGTCTCGCCGTTCAACAATCTTCCCTCAGTTCATCGGACACACAATCGCTGTATATGATGGTCGTAAACACGTACCTGTGTACATCACTGAGGATATGGTTGGCCATAAGTTAGGTGAATTCGCACCAACTCGTACGTATAAAGGTCACCTTGCTGACGATAAGAAAACTAGAAGATAA
- the rplE gene encoding 50S ribosomal protein L5: MNRLKEKFQKEITPALVSKFNYKSVMEVPKIEKIVINTGVGDAVSNSKALDNAVEELTQIAGQKPVVTRAKKSIAGFRLREGMPIGAKVTLRGEQMYEFFDKLVSVSLPRVRDFRGVSKKSFDGRGNYTLGVKEQLIFPEIDYDKVSKVRGMDIVIVTTAKTDEEARELLTQFGMPFQK, encoded by the coding sequence TTGAATCGCCTTAAAGAGAAGTTCCAAAAGGAAATTACTCCTGCTCTAGTGAGCAAGTTTAACTATAAATCTGTGATGGAAGTACCGAAAATCGAAAAGATCGTAATCAACACTGGTGTTGGTGACGCGGTATCTAACTCAAAAGCTTTAGACAATGCAGTAGAAGAATTAACACAAATCGCAGGTCAAAAACCTGTTGTAACTCGTGCTAAAAAATCAATCGCTGGTTTCCGTCTTCGTGAAGGTATGCCTATCGGTGCGAAAGTAACTTTACGCGGCGAGCAAATGTATGAGTTCTTCGACAAATTAGTATCAGTTTCTTTACCACGTGTACGTGATTTCCGTGGTGTTTCTAAGAAATCATTCGATGGTCGTGGAAACTATACATTAGGTGTTAAAGAGCAACTTATTTTCCCTGAGATTGATTATGATAAAGTAAGCAAAGTCCGCGGTATGGACATCGTAATCGTTACTACAGCGAAAACTGATGAAGAAGCTCGTGAACTTTTAACACAATTCGGTATGCCATTCCAAAAATAA
- the tuf gene encoding elongation factor Tu codes for MAKAKFERSKPHVNIGTIGHVDHGKTTLTAAITTVLAKAGGAEARGYDQIDAAPEERERGITISTAHVEYETETRHYAHVDCPGHADYVKNMITGAAQMDGGILVVSAADGPMPQTREHILLSRQVGVPYIVVFLNKCDMVDDEELLELVEMEVRDLLSEYGFPGDDIPVIKGSALKALQGEADWEAKIIELMAEVDAYIPTPERETDKPFLMPVEDVFSITGRGTVATGRVERGIVKVGDVVEIIGLAEENASTTVTGVEMFRKLLDQAQAGDNIGALLRGVAREDIQRGQVLAKSGSVKAHAKFKAEVFVLSKEEGGRHTPFFANYRPQFYFRTTDVTGIIQLPEGTEMVMPGDNIEMTIELIAPIAIEEGTKFSIREGGRTVGYGVVATIVE; via the coding sequence ATGGCTAAAGCTAAATTCGAACGTTCTAAACCCCATGTTAACATCGGTACAATCGGCCACGTTGACCATGGTAAAACTACATTAACTGCTGCGATCACTACAGTTCTTGCAAAAGCTGGTGGTGCTGAAGCACGCGGATACGATCAAATCGATGCTGCTCCAGAAGAAAGAGAGCGCGGTATCACAATCTCAACTGCACACGTTGAGTACGAAACTGAAACTCGTCACTATGCACACGTTGACTGCCCAGGTCACGCTGACTATGTTAAAAACATGATCACTGGTGCTGCTCAAATGGACGGCGGTATCTTAGTAGTATCTGCTGCTGATGGCCCAATGCCTCAAACACGTGAGCACATCCTTCTTTCTCGTCAAGTAGGTGTTCCTTACATCGTTGTATTCTTAAACAAATGCGACATGGTAGACGACGAAGAATTATTAGAATTAGTAGAAATGGAAGTTCGCGACCTATTATCTGAATACGGATTCCCAGGCGATGACATTCCTGTAATCAAAGGTTCTGCTCTTAAAGCTCTTCAAGGAGAAGCTGATTGGGAAGCAAAAATCATTGAATTAATGGCTGAAGTTGATGCTTACATCCCAACTCCAGAACGTGAAACTGACAAACCATTCTTAATGCCTGTAGAGGATGTATTCTCTATCACAGGTCGTGGTACAGTTGCTACTGGTCGTGTTGAGCGCGGTATCGTTAAAGTTGGTGACGTAGTAGAAATCATCGGTCTTGCTGAAGAAAATGCTTCTACAACTGTAACTGGTGTAGAGATGTTCCGTAAACTTCTTGACCAAGCTCAAGCTGGAGACAACATCGGTGCTTTACTTCGTGGGGTTGCTCGTGAAGACATCCAACGTGGACAAGTACTTGCAAAAAGCGGTTCTGTAAAAGCTCACGCTAAATTCAAAGCTGAAGTTTTCGTATTATCTAAAGAAGAAGGTGGACGTCACACTCCATTCTTCGCTAACTACCGTCCTCAGTTCTACTTCCGTACAACTGACGTAACTGGTATCATCCAATTACCAGAAGGTACTGAAATGGTAATGCCTGGTGACAACATCGAAATGACTATCGAACTTATCGCTCCAATCGCTATCGAAGAGGGAACTAAATTCTCTATTCGTGAAGGTGGACGTACAGTAGGTTACGGTGTAGTTGCTACTATCGTTGAGTAA
- the rpsG gene encoding 30S ribosomal protein S7: MPRKGPVAKRDVLPDPMYNSKLVTRLINKMMVDGKKGKSQTILYNAFDIVNERSGKEPMEVFEQALKNIMPVLEVRARRVGGANYQVPVEVRPERRTTLGLRWLVNYARLRGEKTMEERLANEILDAANNAGASVKKREDTHKMAEANKAFAHYRW; this comes from the coding sequence ATGCCTCGTAAAGGTCCTGTTGCGAAACGTGACGTGTTACCAGATCCAATGTACAATTCGAAGCTAGTAACACGCCTTATCAACAAAATGATGGTTGACGGTAAAAAAGGTAAATCTCAAACAATTCTTTATAATGCGTTCGATATCGTAAACGAACGTTCTGGTAAAGAACCAATGGAAGTATTCGAGCAAGCTCTTAAGAACATTATGCCTGTTCTTGAAGTACGCGCTCGTCGTGTTGGTGGTGCTAACTACCAAGTTCCAGTTGAGGTTCGTCCAGAACGCCGTACAACTTTAGGTCTTCGTTGGTTAGTAAACTACGCTCGTCTTCGTGGTGAAAAAACTATGGAAGAGCGTCTTGCTAACGAAATCTTAGATGCAGCTAACAATGCTGGTGCATCTGTTAAGAAACGTGAAGACACTCATAAAATGGCAGAAGCTAACAAAGCATTTGCTCATTACCGTTGGTAG
- the rpsN gene encoding 30S ribosomal protein S14, whose translation MAKKSMIAKQKRTPKFKVQEYTRCERCGRPHSVYRKFKLCRICFRELAYKGQIPGVKKASW comes from the coding sequence GTGGCTAAAAAATCTATGATAGCGAAACAAAAGCGTACTCCTAAGTTTAAAGTACAAGAGTATACACGTTGCGAACGCTGCGGTCGTCCGCATTCTGTATACCGCAAATTTAAACTTTGCCGTATTTGTTTCCGTGAACTTGCATATAAAGGTCAAATTCCTGGTGTTAAAAAAGCTAGTTGGTAA
- the rplV gene encoding 50S ribosomal protein L22, with translation MQAKAVARTVRIAPRKVRLVVDLIRGKQVGEAIAILNHTPKTASPVVEKVLKSAIANAEHNYEMDINNLVVEKVFVDEGPTLKRFRPRAMGRASQINKRTSHITVVVSEKKEG, from the coding sequence ATGCAAGCTAAAGCAGTAGCGAGAACAGTTCGTATTGCTCCTCGTAAAGTTCGTTTAGTAGTAGACTTAATCCGAGGTAAGCAAGTGGGTGAAGCGATTGCTATCCTTAACCACACACCAAAAACTGCTTCTCCAGTTGTAGAGAAAGTTTTAAAATCTGCAATCGCAAATGCAGAGCACAATTATGAGATGGATATTAACAACCTAGTTGTTGAAAAAGTTTTCGTTGACGAAGGTCCAACGTTAAAACGTTTCCGTCCACGTGCAATGGGTCGTGCAAGCCAAATTAACAAACGCACAAGCCACATCACAGTTGTGGTATCAGAAAAGAAGGAGGGATAA
- the rplW gene encoding 50S ribosomal protein L23 — protein sequence MRDPRDIIKRPVITERSMEMMAEKKYTFDVDVKSNKTEVKDALEAIFGVKVEKVNIMNYKPKAKRVGRHAGFTSRRRKAIVKLTADSKEIEIFQGV from the coding sequence ATGAGAGATCCTCGTGATATCATTAAGCGCCCAGTTATCACTGAACGTTCTATGGAAATGATGGCTGAAAAAAAATACACGTTCGATGTGGACGTTAAATCTAATAAAACAGAAGTTAAAGATGCTCTTGAAGCGATCTTTGGTGTTAAAGTAGAAAAAGTGAACATCATGAACTACAAGCCGAAAGCAAAACGCGTTGGTCGTCACGCTGGTTTTACTAGCCGTCGTCGTAAAGCAATCGTTAAGCTAACTGCTGACAGCAAAGAAATCGAAATCTTCCAAGGCGTTTAA
- the rplD gene encoding 50S ribosomal protein L4, with translation MPKVTVYNQTGSQVGEIELAEAIFGIEPNEAVLFEAVMMQRASLRQGTHKVKTRSEVRGGGRKPWRQKGTGRARQGSIRSPQWRGGGTVFGPTPRSYAYKLPKKVRRLAIKSALATKVVENNIVVLEDLVLNAPKTKDMLAVLKGLTVEKKALIVTADANESVELSARNIPGVTVITADGVNVLDVLHHDKLIMTKAAVEKVEEVLA, from the coding sequence ATGCCAAAAGTTACTGTATATAACCAAACTGGTTCACAGGTTGGTGAAATCGAATTAGCTGAAGCTATTTTCGGTATCGAACCAAATGAAGCTGTACTTTTCGAAGCTGTAATGATGCAACGTGCATCTTTACGTCAAGGTACACACAAAGTAAAAACTCGCTCTGAAGTTCGTGGTGGTGGTCGTAAACCATGGCGTCAAAAAGGAACTGGACGTGCTCGTCAAGGGTCTATCCGCTCTCCTCAATGGCGTGGTGGTGGTACGGTATTCGGACCTACACCAAGAAGCTATGCGTACAAACTTCCTAAGAAAGTTCGTCGTTTAGCAATCAAATCTGCATTAGCTACTAAAGTAGTTGAGAACAACATTGTAGTTCTTGAAGACCTAGTGTTAAATGCACCAAAAACAAAAGACATGCTAGCAGTACTTAAAGGATTAACTGTTGAGAAGAAAGCTCTTATCGTAACTGCTGATGCAAACGAATCTGTAGAGTTATCTGCTCGCAATATCCCTGGAGTAACAGTAATCACTGCTGATGGCGTAAACGTTTTAGACGTGCTTCATCATGATAAGCTAATCATGACAAAAGCGGCAGTGGAAAAAGTAGAGGAGGTGCTTGCATAA